Proteins from a genomic interval of Niabella soli DSM 19437:
- the ade gene encoding adenine deaminase → MHKSNIKGNIVDVLQQRIYSGFVETANGKIIRMGLVQNEPDVTLPFILPGFIDSHVHIESSMLIPSEFARLAVVHGTVATVSDPHEIANVCGVEGVWYMIENGKKVPFKFNFGAPSCVPATVFETAGATLGVTEVAGLLQHPEIKYLSEMMNFPGVLMNDPEVMQKIKTAHDLGKPVDGHAPGLRGDDAEKYAKGIAAPNLPGTDHECFTKEEALDKLKAGMKILIREGSAAKNFEALIGLLSDYPDDIMFCSDDKHPDSLASGHINELCARAVAKGISVFKILKAACINPVLHYKLDVGLLTEGAAADFIVVKDLKDFEVLQTFINGILVAEQGTTLIEPVVAPAINNFNCTPKNVASFVQPSNGSKTIPVIEALDGQLITRKLLLEPKTINGYYVSDVERDILKMVVVNRYADAKVAVAFVRNFGLKKGAIASSVAHDSHNIIAVGVDDESISRAVNKVIAAKGGVSAIAGSEEQLIPLPVAGLMSNADGYRIAEAYTQADALAKKMGSTLGAPFMTLSFMALLVIPDLKLSDKGLFDGQRFELMVPRDGS, encoded by the coding sequence ATGCACAAAAGTAATATAAAAGGGAACATTGTAGATGTGCTGCAACAAAGGATCTACTCGGGATTTGTGGAAACAGCCAACGGGAAAATAATCAGGATGGGGTTGGTGCAAAATGAACCGGATGTCACCTTGCCTTTTATCCTCCCTGGGTTTATCGACAGCCACGTACATATTGAAAGTAGCATGCTGATCCCCTCGGAATTTGCGCGGCTGGCGGTGGTACATGGAACGGTTGCCACGGTAAGCGATCCCCATGAAATAGCCAATGTATGCGGGGTGGAAGGCGTATGGTACATGATTGAAAATGGGAAAAAAGTCCCCTTTAAATTTAATTTTGGCGCCCCCAGTTGCGTGCCGGCGACCGTTTTTGAAACAGCAGGTGCTACTTTGGGCGTAACCGAGGTTGCCGGTTTGCTGCAACACCCTGAAATAAAGTACCTGAGCGAAATGATGAATTTTCCCGGGGTGCTGATGAATGACCCCGAAGTAATGCAGAAAATAAAAACAGCGCATGACCTCGGCAAGCCGGTAGACGGTCATGCCCCGGGACTGCGGGGGGATGATGCGGAAAAATATGCAAAGGGTATAGCAGCCCCCAACCTGCCGGGAACCGATCATGAATGTTTTACAAAAGAAGAGGCGCTGGATAAATTGAAAGCGGGCATGAAAATTCTCATCCGCGAAGGAAGCGCCGCAAAAAACTTCGAAGCTTTGATCGGTTTGCTTTCTGATTACCCGGATGATATCATGTTTTGCAGCGATGATAAACACCCGGACAGCCTGGCATCGGGGCATATCAATGAGCTTTGCGCCCGGGCGGTGGCAAAGGGCATTTCGGTTTTCAAAATATTGAAGGCAGCCTGCATCAATCCCGTGCTGCATTACAAACTGGATGTTGGATTGTTGACCGAAGGGGCCGCAGCCGATTTTATTGTGGTAAAAGATCTGAAGGATTTTGAAGTGCTGCAAACTTTTATAAACGGCATCCTGGTGGCGGAGCAGGGAACCACACTAATAGAACCGGTTGTTGCTCCTGCCATTAATAACTTTAATTGTACGCCTAAAAATGTTGCTTCTTTTGTCCAGCCATCAAATGGTAGTAAAACCATTCCGGTTATTGAGGCCCTGGACGGGCAATTGATCACCCGTAAGCTGCTTTTGGAACCTAAAACTATCAACGGATATTATGTGAGCGATGTAGAACGGGATATTTTGAAGATGGTGGTGGTGAACCGGTATGCGGATGCAAAAGTAGCCGTTGCGTTTGTGCGGAATTTTGGATTAAAAAAGGGAGCAATCGCCTCTTCAGTAGCGCATGACAGTCACAATATTATCGCTGTTGGCGTGGATGACGAAAGCATTAGCAGGGCGGTAAATAAAGTTATTGCAGCCAAAGGCGGGGTGAGTGCCATTGCCGGGAGCGAAGAGCAATTGATACCGCTGCCGGTTGCAGGTTTGATGAGTAATGCGGACGGGTATAGGATTGCGGAGGCCTATACTCAAGCCGATGCATTGGCAAAAAAGATGGGTTCCACTTTGGGGGCGCCCTTTATGACCCTGTCCTTTATGGCGTTATTGGTGATCCCGGATCTGAAGCTGAGTGATAAAGGCCTTTTTGACGGGCAACGCTTTGAGTTGATGGTCCCGCGGGATGGATCATAG
- a CDS encoding DUF4242 domain-containing protein, producing MPKYVIEREISGAGDLTREQLKDISNTSCGVLRNMGPTIQWVQSYVTGNKVYCVYIAPNKEMVFEHAQQGGFPANSVSEVVTIIDPTTAE from the coding sequence ATGCCTAAATATGTAATCGAAAGGGAAATCTCCGGAGCCGGCGATCTTACCCGGGAGCAGCTAAAAGACATTTCGAATACTTCCTGCGGGGTATTGCGCAATATGGGACCCACTATCCAATGGGTGCAGAGCTATGTTACCGGTAATAAAGTTTATTGCGTTTATATCGCCCCCAACAAGGAAATGGTGTTTGAACATGCGCAACAGGGCGGCTTTCCGGCTAATTCCGTAAGTGAGGTGGTAACGATCATTGACCCCACCACGGCCGAATAG
- a CDS encoding LiaF transmembrane domain-containing protein: MSENNPYNTDFYNKGEKPVPPAGPPPVEEPNYRPRSSQSHIWIGLMMVLVGVVYLLRRMGIDFPDFVFSWQMFLIVLGIFIGFRKNFQGPGWLILILIGSLSLVDSYFLFNSLKPYIWPIILIGAGLFFILRPKRSYEFVTKDPNTGLPNGTNVYRGNISGDDLIEATSIFGGTKKKVLSKNFRGGEMVNIFGGSEIDLLQADIEGTAVLEVTAVFGGATLLIPSHWNVISSEATAILGEIKDRRVSMGNVDQSKTLILKGTVIFGGIDIKSF; encoded by the coding sequence ATGAGTGAAAATAATCCGTATAACACAGACTTTTATAATAAAGGGGAGAAGCCGGTACCTCCGGCAGGTCCCCCGCCGGTGGAAGAGCCAAACTACCGGCCGCGCAGTTCCCAATCCCATATCTGGATCGGGTTGATGATGGTGTTGGTAGGGGTGGTATACCTGCTTAGGAGAATGGGGATCGATTTCCCCGATTTTGTATTCTCCTGGCAAATGTTCCTGATTGTGTTGGGAATATTCATCGGTTTCCGTAAAAATTTCCAGGGGCCGGGTTGGCTGATCCTTATCCTGATCGGATCGCTTTCGCTGGTGGATAGTTATTTTCTGTTTAATTCACTAAAACCCTATATATGGCCTATTATACTGATCGGGGCGGGTTTGTTTTTTATTCTGCGGCCCAAGAGATCATATGAATTTGTTACCAAAGACCCCAACACCGGTTTGCCCAACGGTACCAATGTGTACAGGGGCAATATTAGCGGCGATGATTTGATAGAAGCCACTTCTATTTTTGGCGGGACCAAAAAGAAAGTTCTGTCGAAAAATTTCAGGGGAGGTGAGATGGTGAATATCTTTGGCGGAAGCGAAATCGATTTGCTGCAGGCAGATATTGAGGGAACAGCCGTGTTGGAAGTAACGGCGGTGTTTGGAGGGGCCACCCTGCTGATCCCCTCTCACTGGAATGTGATCTCTTCAGAAGCTACCGCTATCCTGGGAGAAATAAAGGACCGCAGGGTTTCAATGGGTAACGTCGACCAGTCAAAGACCCTCATCTTAAAAGGTACCGTAATTTTTGGTGGTATCGATATCAAAAGTTTTTAA
- a CDS encoding RNA-binding S4 domain-containing protein, protein MEKEKLRVDKYLWSIRLFKTRRLATDACNDGKVKYEGENTKPGKNVHLGDIYEVRTEGRKWVVKATGLLHTRVKYEEAIKYYTDLTPPEELEKAKNQAASFFSGKRLSKIGRPTKKERRDLDEFMDGEE, encoded by the coding sequence ATGGAGAAAGAAAAATTACGTGTTGATAAATACCTCTGGTCCATCCGCCTGTTTAAAACCCGGCGGCTGGCCACTGATGCCTGTAATGACGGCAAGGTGAAATATGAGGGGGAAAATACCAAGCCCGGTAAGAACGTGCACCTGGGCGATATTTATGAAGTACGCACCGAAGGGCGCAAATGGGTGGTGAAGGCGACAGGATTGTTACATACACGGGTGAAATATGAGGAGGCCATAAAGTACTACACAGATCTTACTCCTCCCGAAGAGCTGGAAAAAGCCAAAAACCAGGCAGCCTCTTTCTTCAGCGGCAAGCGCCTGAGCAAAATTGGACGGCCCACCAAAAAAGAGCGCCGGGATCTGGATGAGTTTATGGATGGAGAGGAGTGA
- the trmD gene encoding tRNA (guanosine(37)-N1)-methyltransferase TrmD, protein MHIDILTVLPELLASPLEHSIMKRAQDKGLLTVAVHHLRNWAVNEYGQVDDYQYGGGAGMVMLCEPLAKAIEALSANKKFDEIIYVTPDGRTLNQRMANTLSLKGNLLIICGHYKGIDERIREKYVTLEISIGDYVLSGGELAAAVLVDSIGRLLPGVLNDETSALTDSFQDNLLAPPVYTRPVDFEGMKVPDILMSGNHTKIEEWRYEQALQRTRDRRPDLLEE, encoded by the coding sequence ATGCACATTGATATCCTTACCGTTTTACCCGAATTATTAGCCAGCCCCCTCGAACACAGCATTATGAAACGTGCGCAGGATAAGGGTTTGCTGACAGTCGCCGTTCATCATCTGCGAAACTGGGCGGTGAATGAATACGGCCAGGTAGACGATTACCAGTATGGCGGTGGTGCAGGTATGGTGATGCTATGCGAACCACTTGCTAAAGCAATAGAAGCGCTTTCTGCCAATAAAAAATTTGATGAAATTATTTATGTAACGCCAGATGGAAGGACATTGAATCAACGTATGGCCAACACCCTCTCTTTAAAAGGCAACCTGCTGATCATTTGCGGGCATTATAAGGGTATTGACGAACGCATCCGGGAGAAATACGTTACGCTGGAAATTTCTATAGGCGATTATGTGCTGAGTGGTGGGGAGCTGGCTGCCGCCGTGTTGGTGGACTCCATTGGCCGCCTGTTGCCAGGGGTGTTAAATGATGAAACTTCTGCGCTCACGGATTCTTTTCAGGATAATCTGTTGGCACCACCTGTGTACACCCGACCTGTCGATTTTGAAGGTATGAAGGTTCCGGATATTTTAATGAGCGGGAACCATACAAAGATCGAAGAATGGCGGTACGAGCAGGCCCTGCAGCGCACCAGGGACCGGCGCCCCGACCTGTTGGAGGAATAA
- a CDS encoding glycosyltransferase produces MSDERQVFQTDNKARWYTFKWVSRVLIFFAIALIPLGVLSLLKKNIPILPGLSKTDTGKLIHAVIPKNLSEKDKKKYKGMQAFIDTRAQNNAFIDRERKRPKNANIRAAFFVDWDPQSFISLKANIDKLNMVLPEWFFIDPTGDSLKATIDNDALQLMRKARVAIVPILTNVVSSDFDGKLLYRILSDPRKRNKFLQDIVNTIEKNKLSGVNLDFEELTENSLPLLKQFHEELYRILHAKGLLVTQDILPNDDSYNISEISKMTDYIFLMAYDHHYDTSTPGWVSDQQWIEKVLDAAAKSVPSEKIVLCMATYGYDWPEGQKGITLTYAQAVYLAREYNATIDFDNDTYNCHFTYTENNGVKHEVYFNDAASNFNTMRFADDYGTAGVAIWRLGAEDQRLWAFYKNALTTEAMSEQKKLFTKLENVPVSFEKPDYIGDGEVLDVISQPQNGEMKITADTTNDYLIQEEEYLKLPTKYVIRRFGQVEPGKQVLLTFDDGPDPEYTPQILKILKKENVPAAFFVVGVNIQNHLPTFEQVYKGGFEIGNHTFSHPNIASVGSKRAQTEIDATRLLIEAVTGHSTILFRPPFNADAEPTSAQELLPVGLSKTLNYYDVGESIDPEDWDTDSAHVNADSIYNRIVRQYEARPLRDKGIILLHDAGGNRQGTVDALPRIIKYFKDRNIQFITVAQLLNLKKNQVMPPVKSDILRADKYGVTIVFWVFKFLSTAFWLAVFLGLGRTVTLGALALINYRRQKKERLSPLGVFNQKVNVIVPAYNEEVNSARTVQSLLNQDYANLEVLFVDDGSKDDTLKNITAAFGDNPRVKILSKPNGGKASALNYGIAHSSAEYLICIDADTQLKKDAVSQLMRYFVDDTIGAVAGNVKVGNITNVLTRWQSIEYITAQNFDRRAFDYINGITVVPGAIGAFSKKAIVEAGGFTTDSLAEDCDLTIRILRKGYVIRNCNEAIAITEAPETVRQFLKQRFRWSYGVMQSFWKNKDACFRARYKGLGMVALPNILLFQIILPIIAPVADLLFFFSIYYNWPNEQHTSWGDIDRIALFYGLFLLVDVGVALFAFSIEKEKNYWQLLWLIPQRFVYRQLMYVVLFRSLRRAIKGEGQGWGSLKRTGNVVLKE; encoded by the coding sequence ATGTCTGACGAAAGACAGGTTTTTCAAACGGATAATAAGGCAAGGTGGTACACTTTTAAATGGGTGAGCCGGGTATTGATCTTTTTTGCGATCGCCCTGATCCCCCTGGGTGTCCTTTCTTTGTTAAAGAAAAACATCCCTATACTCCCCGGGCTTTCTAAAACGGATACCGGCAAATTAATTCATGCTGTAATCCCCAAGAATCTTAGCGAAAAAGACAAGAAGAAATATAAAGGCATGCAGGCCTTTATTGATACGCGTGCGCAAAACAATGCTTTTATAGACAGGGAGCGGAAACGGCCCAAAAATGCGAACATCCGGGCAGCGTTCTTTGTAGACTGGGATCCGCAATCTTTTATTTCGCTGAAAGCCAACATTGACAAGCTGAACATGGTGCTGCCCGAATGGTTCTTTATTGATCCTACAGGCGATTCGTTAAAAGCAACTATTGACAATGATGCCCTGCAATTGATGCGAAAAGCCAGGGTTGCCATAGTACCCATCCTTACCAATGTGGTCAGCAGCGACTTTGATGGCAAGCTGCTGTACAGGATACTGAGCGATCCGCGGAAAAGAAATAAATTTCTACAGGACATTGTAAATACCATCGAAAAAAATAAACTAAGTGGTGTTAACCTGGATTTTGAAGAACTGACGGAAAACAGCCTGCCCTTACTAAAACAATTTCATGAAGAATTGTACCGGATCCTGCATGCCAAAGGGTTGCTGGTTACACAGGACATATTGCCCAACGATGACAGCTATAATATTTCGGAAATATCGAAAATGACGGACTATATTTTCCTGATGGCCTATGATCACCACTATGATACGAGCACTCCCGGCTGGGTAAGCGATCAGCAGTGGATTGAAAAAGTGCTGGACGCTGCCGCAAAGAGTGTGCCTTCTGAAAAAATTGTACTCTGCATGGCCACTTACGGATATGACTGGCCGGAAGGCCAGAAAGGGATCACCCTGACCTATGCTCAGGCGGTATACCTTGCAAGGGAATATAATGCTACAATAGATTTTGACAACGATACCTATAACTGCCATTTTACCTATACCGAAAACAATGGGGTTAAGCACGAGGTGTATTTTAATGACGCCGCCAGTAATTTTAACACCATGCGTTTTGCAGACGATTACGGAACGGCGGGTGTGGCCATCTGGCGATTGGGCGCCGAGGATCAGCGGCTCTGGGCCTTTTATAAAAACGCCCTCACTACGGAAGCCATGTCGGAACAAAAGAAATTGTTTACGAAATTAGAAAACGTACCCGTCTCCTTTGAGAAGCCCGATTACATTGGTGATGGCGAGGTTTTGGACGTAATATCGCAGCCCCAGAACGGGGAAATGAAGATCACCGCTGATACTACCAATGATTACCTGATACAGGAGGAAGAATACCTGAAACTGCCCACTAAATACGTAATAAGGCGGTTTGGTCAGGTGGAGCCGGGCAAACAGGTGCTATTGACTTTTGATGATGGTCCCGATCCGGAATATACGCCCCAGATCCTGAAAATATTAAAAAAGGAAAATGTACCGGCGGCGTTCTTTGTAGTAGGCGTTAACATACAAAATCATCTTCCCACATTTGAACAGGTTTACAAGGGCGGCTTTGAGATCGGTAATCATACTTTCTCCCATCCTAATATTGCCAGCGTGGGTTCTAAAAGGGCGCAGACCGAAATTGATGCTACCCGGCTTTTAATAGAAGCGGTAACCGGGCATAGTACAATCCTGTTCCGCCCGCCCTTTAACGCTGATGCAGAACCAACATCCGCACAGGAATTATTACCTGTTGGGTTGAGTAAAACACTGAACTACTACGACGTAGGGGAAAGTATCGATCCCGAAGACTGGGATACCGACAGCGCTCACGTAAATGCCGACAGTATCTACAATCGTATTGTGCGGCAATATGAAGCACGTCCCCTCAGGGATAAGGGAATCATTTTATTGCACGATGCCGGCGGTAATCGCCAGGGCACCGTAGATGCGCTGCCCCGTATCATCAAATATTTTAAAGACCGGAACATACAATTTATTACGGTGGCCCAATTGCTCAATCTTAAAAAAAACCAGGTAATGCCTCCTGTAAAAAGCGACATTTTGCGGGCAGATAAATACGGCGTCACGATCGTCTTCTGGGTATTCAAATTCCTCAGCACCGCATTCTGGCTGGCCGTTTTCCTGGGCCTGGGGCGTACTGTGACGCTGGGGGCTCTTGCGCTCATCAATTACCGGCGGCAGAAAAAGGAGCGATTGTCCCCGCTGGGTGTCTTTAATCAAAAAGTAAACGTTATTGTACCGGCCTATAACGAAGAGGTAAATAGTGCCCGCACCGTTCAAAGCCTGCTCAACCAGGATTATGCCAACCTGGAAGTGCTTTTTGTAGACGATGGCTCCAAAGACGATACACTGAAAAATATTACCGCAGCCTTCGGCGATAATCCCCGGGTGAAAATACTCTCCAAACCCAACGGTGGCAAGGCCTCTGCGCTCAATTATGGCATTGCCCATTCGAGTGCGGAATACCTGATATGCATTGATGCAGACACCCAACTTAAAAAAGACGCGGTAAGCCAACTGATGCGCTATTTTGTAGACGATACTATTGGGGCCGTTGCCGGTAATGTAAAAGTAGGGAACATCACCAATGTGCTTACCCGCTGGCAATCGATCGAATACATTACCGCCCAGAATTTTGACCGGCGGGCTTTTGATTACATCAATGGAATTACCGTAGTACCGGGCGCTATTGGCGCCTTCAGCAAAAAAGCTATTGTAGAAGCCGGCGGCTTTACCACCGATTCATTGGCGGAGGATTGTGACCTTACCATTCGTATTTTAAGAAAAGGATACGTGATCCGCAACTGCAATGAAGCCATCGCTATTACTGAAGCGCCGGAAACCGTAAGACAGTTTTTAAAACAGCGGTTCCGCTGGAGCTATGGGGTGATGCAAAGTTTCTGGAAAAACAAAGACGCCTGCTTCAGGGCACGTTATAAAGGCCTGGGCATGGTAGCGTTGCCCAATATCCTGTTGTTCCAGATCATACTACCCATCATTGCTCCTGTTGCCGATCTGCTCTTTTTCTTTTCCATTTATTACAACTGGCCCAATGAGCAGCATACCAGTTGGGGAGATATTGACCGGATCGCACTGTTCTACGGCCTCTTTCTTTTGGTAGATGTGGGCGTAGCCCTTTTTGCCTTCAGCATTGAAAAGGAAAAAAATTACTGGCAGCTTTTGTGGCTTATCCCCCAACGTTTTGTGTATCGCCAATTAATGTACGTGGTATTATTCCGGTCCTTACGCCGTGCCATTAAAGGCGAAGGCCAGGGTTGGGGCAGCCTTAAAAGAACCGGAAATGTTGTGTTAAAGGAGTAG
- a CDS encoding HEPN domain-containing protein, with amino-acid sequence MKSNAKCAARIATVQTILFPETDAARPFRNNIRRKPFAGAPGYRSVSQKELVISWIRGLCNAVAIFELDYNAAKYQLDLYIILAQQEANGFKDLEPFIRTATLGQWTVQFSFCQLTVFNERRKQGSFFHMIKCNETALLYRAAAIQWEYVGTSALAALMAARETDFRKGCRRGRLFFDSALVFEDCNENAIACFALHQAIEITLRSFVAAFSGISPRLHSLKQLFLLCNRICGGFTSFFQSASELNALACLQEAYTGGRYNNDFVIADAMLELLKSKADRILAFADCICKELLGKYVLLLRSN; translated from the coding sequence ATGAAAAGCAATGCCAAATGTGCGGCACGAATCGCAACTGTCCAAACAATTTTATTTCCCGAAACTGATGCTGCCCGTCCCTTCCGAAATAATATACGACGGAAGCCATTTGCCGGTGCGCCGGGGTATCGCAGCGTATCTCAAAAGGAGCTCGTGATCTCCTGGATCCGGGGGTTATGTAATGCTGTTGCGATATTTGAGCTGGATTATAATGCTGCAAAATACCAACTGGACCTATATATAATCCTTGCTCAGCAGGAAGCAAATGGTTTTAAAGACCTGGAGCCTTTTATACGAACTGCCACACTGGGCCAATGGACGGTACAGTTTTCTTTTTGCCAGTTAACGGTGTTTAACGAAAGGAGAAAACAGGGCAGCTTTTTTCATATGATTAAATGTAATGAAACGGCCTTGCTGTACCGGGCGGCAGCTATACAGTGGGAGTATGTTGGCACATCGGCGCTCGCTGCATTAATGGCTGCACGCGAAACGGATTTCAGAAAAGGGTGCAGGAGGGGGCGGCTTTTTTTTGACAGCGCACTGGTTTTTGAGGATTGTAACGAAAATGCCATCGCCTGTTTTGCTTTACATCAGGCCATCGAAATAACCTTACGCAGTTTTGTTGCTGCTTTTTCCGGGATCAGTCCGCGGCTCCATAGTTTAAAACAACTATTCCTGTTGTGCAATCGCATCTGCGGGGGATTTACTTCCTTTTTTCAATCTGCTTCGGAGCTCAACGCGCTGGCCTGTCTGCAGGAGGCCTATACCGGCGGCCGCTATAATAATGATTTTGTTATAGCGGATGCCATGTTGGAGTTGCTCAAAAGCAAGGCAGACCGCATTCTGGCTTTTGCGGACTGTATTTGCAAAGAGTTGCTCGGGAAATATGTGCTGTTGTTGCGGAGCAATTAG
- a CDS encoding efflux RND transporter periplasmic adaptor subunit, whose protein sequence is MIKNKRTGILLLAGVFTALLIPGCKSSNAEEEKNAEKPAVTTVPAFLLSEGSLSDTLSLPGELVAFQNVDLFAKVSSFVKKLYVDVGSEVRQGQLLAVMEAPEMNAQHDGAQSKVKSQEAIYLASKATYDRLFETSKTPGTVSQNDLDMANARQKSDYAQYMAAKSAVKEITDTRNYLEIRAPFSGVITARNVSAGAYVGPGAGAVPMFTLQEQKKLRLVVNLPESNAGVLNQNGSVKFAVKSLPGRYFEARTSRVSGALDNRLRAQRVEMDVHNDNKVLLPGMIPEVKIPLHSGNTQVFVIPNSALLNSSMGVFVIKVINGKTVWVPVSTGVKTDDKISVYGNLSKNDTLITAVTEEVRNGAVVDGKIALQKD, encoded by the coding sequence ATGATAAAAAATAAAAGAACAGGGATCTTGTTATTGGCCGGCGTTTTTACCGCCCTGCTGATCCCGGGCTGCAAATCATCTAACGCAGAGGAAGAAAAAAATGCTGAGAAGCCCGCCGTTACTACGGTGCCGGCATTTTTATTATCGGAAGGAAGCCTCTCGGATACGTTATCCCTGCCGGGAGAGCTGGTGGCGTTTCAGAATGTAGATCTGTTTGCCAAGGTGAGCAGTTTTGTGAAAAAGCTGTATGTGGATGTGGGTAGTGAGGTGCGCCAGGGGCAATTATTAGCGGTAATGGAGGCGCCCGAAATGAACGCGCAGCACGACGGGGCACAATCCAAAGTGAAATCACAGGAGGCTATTTACCTGGCAAGCAAGGCAACGTATGACCGCCTGTTTGAAACGAGCAAAACGCCGGGTACTGTTTCGCAGAACGACCTGGATATGGCCAATGCCCGCCAGAAATCAGATTACGCGCAATATATGGCAGCCAAGTCAGCGGTGAAGGAAATTACGGATACCCGAAATTATCTGGAAATACGTGCCCCGTTTTCGGGGGTGATCACTGCACGTAATGTGAGTGCAGGAGCTTATGTAGGCCCCGGGGCGGGCGCGGTACCGATGTTTACCCTGCAGGAGCAAAAGAAATTAAGACTGGTGGTGAACCTCCCTGAGAGTAACGCGGGGGTATTGAACCAAAATGGCTCGGTGAAGTTTGCGGTAAAGTCTTTGCCCGGCCGCTATTTTGAAGCCAGAACATCGCGCGTATCAGGGGCATTAGACAACAGGTTGCGGGCGCAACGCGTGGAAATGGATGTTCATAATGATAATAAAGTCCTGTTGCCCGGTATGATCCCCGAAGTAAAGATCCCGCTGCATTCCGGCAATACCCAGGTATTTGTGATCCCGAACAGCGCGCTGCTGAATTCCAGTATGGGGGTGTTTGTAATAAAAGTGATCAATGGAAAAACAGTGTGGGTACCGGTGTCCACAGGTGTTAAAACCGACGATAAAATATCGGTATATGGCAATCTCAGTAAGAATGATACATTGATCACGGCCGTTACAGAGGAAGTACGGAACGGGGCGGTTGTAGACGGAAAGATCGCTTTGCAAAAAGATTAG
- a CDS encoding dipeptidase has protein sequence MSAIWKQYQEENQERFLNEMMDLLRIPSISAKSENKEDMQKCAEAVKAALLTSGCDKAEVMETGGHPVVYGEKIIDPSKPTVLVYGHYDVQPVEPLELWHTPPFEPTIKDGKVFARGSADDKGQFYMHVKALETMVKTNTMATNIKFIIEGEEEVGSPNLGSFVAQHKDLLKADVILISDSSLLSMENPSLDTGVRGLSYIEVELTAAGRDLHSGTYGGAVANPIVILSKMIAGCHDENNHITIPGFYDDVMEVSAEERALINKAPFDEQEYKDEIGIKELYGEKGFSTYERTGIRPTLELNGIWGGYTGEGAKTVLPAKATAKISARLVPNQSSEKITKLLLDHFRKIAPSCVTVNAFEHHGGEPYGTPIDSKGYQAASKALETTFGKTPIPVKGGGSIPICSVLEKELGIKIIFMGFGLDNDGLHSPNEKYNLENYYKGIETIPYFHKYFGE, from the coding sequence ATGTCAGCAATATGGAAACAATACCAGGAAGAAAACCAGGAGCGTTTTTTAAATGAAATGATGGACCTGCTGCGCATCCCTTCCATCAGCGCTAAAAGCGAGAATAAAGAAGATATGCAAAAATGTGCGGAGGCAGTAAAAGCAGCCTTATTGACTTCCGGCTGCGATAAGGCGGAGGTGATGGAAACCGGCGGTCACCCCGTTGTGTATGGCGAAAAAATAATTGATCCTTCCAAACCTACGGTATTGGTTTACGGGCACTATGATGTGCAGCCGGTGGAACCGCTGGAACTGTGGCATACGCCCCCCTTCGAACCTACCATTAAAGATGGAAAAGTGTTTGCCCGTGGCAGTGCGGACGACAAAGGTCAGTTTTACATGCACGTGAAAGCGCTGGAAACCATGGTGAAAACCAATACCATGGCCACTAATATCAAATTCATTATTGAAGGGGAAGAAGAAGTGGGCTCGCCCAACCTGGGCAGTTTTGTAGCGCAACATAAAGACCTGCTGAAAGCCGATGTGATTTTGATCAGTGATAGCTCATTGTTAAGTATGGAAAATCCTTCGCTGGATACGGGCGTGCGGGGGCTGAGTTATATTGAAGTGGAACTGACTGCAGCCGGAAGGGACCTGCACAGCGGCACCTATGGCGGTGCGGTGGCTAACCCGATCGTGATCCTGTCTAAAATGATCGCCGGGTGCCATGATGAAAATAACCACATTACCATCCCGGGATTTTATGATGATGTGATGGAAGTGTCAGCGGAAGAACGCGCGTTGATTAATAAAGCGCCGTTTGACGAACAGGAATACAAGGATGAAATCGGCATTAAAGAGTTATATGGTGAAAAAGGGTTCAGCACGTATGAGCGCACCGGTATCCGGCCCACACTGGAATTAAATGGTATCTGGGGCGGCTATACGGGAGAAGGCGCGAAGACGGTATTACCTGCAAAAGCCACCGCCAAAATATCGGCCCGGCTAGTGCCCAATCAGTCCAGCGAAAAGATCACCAAACTATTATTGGATCATTTCCGGAAAATTGCGCCCTCCTGCGTTACGGTAAATGCATTTGAGCACCATGGGGGAGAACCTTATGGCACGCCGATTGACAGTAAGGGTTACCAGGCGGCATCCAAAGCGCTGGAAACGACTTTTGGCAAAACGCCCATCCCGGTGAAAGGCGGGGGTAGTATTCCTATTTGCTCCGTGCTGGAAAAAGAGCTGGGCATCAAAATTATTTTTATGGGCTTTGGGTTGGATAATGATGGCCTCCACAGCCCCAACGAAAAATATAACCTGGAGAATTATTATAAAGGCATTGAGACCATTCCATACTTCCATAAATATTTCGGGGAATAG